The nucleotide sequence CAACAGAGATGAACAGAGGAGGGATGCctgttggctcagcagttgagaaactgccttcagctcagggtgtgatcccagggtcaagtcctgcaccgggttccccacagggagcctgcttctccctctacctgtgtctctgcctctctctgtgtgtctcatgaatggatgaataaaatctttttaaaaaggcaggtatgaaaagaaaaagaagaggattaGGAAAGGATGGATAATAGCAATCCCCTAAGATGCTTCCTATCAGGTGAAGGGGCATCGTTGGAGGTCATAGAGTGGAGCAAAGTGAAGGAAGAGAGACTATCCATAGTCCTGGGGATCCTCACCATTGGACCTACTTCTCTGGAGACTGCACCcctattaaaatatgtatgtttttttgATTAATTAGTAGTTTCCTTTAAAAGAATAGAGTCACACCTTGAGAATAAATGTCAGGAAAATTAAAGCCTTAGCCTGAAGGGCTGAAGGGCAAAGTCCCCAGAACACAAAAGAACCCTCTTAACACGCTGCTCAtcagcctcttctctctctggttTCATCTTCAGCATCCTGCCCTTGGGCACATATATGCTCCTCCACACTCAGCTCTACGCGTTCTCCAATCAGCTACATTCTTGCTTGCCTCTAAGCTTTGGCCAAGTCACAGGTTCTCTGTGAAAGGAGTGGCCACCTGCAGTGGTCAAAAGAGCATAGATTTAATTGCTCCTcagatctgctttttttttttttcagaaaagtgaAATTTATTAGCATTGCGCTACAGGACATAAGAAATGTAAAGATTTGTCCTTCAAGATCCACTGACTTGAAACTGTAACATCCTGAGAGAGAATAAGTATTgttaaaagtcattttattaCAGCATAAAATCATACCAGTTAGGTTTTGTAAGATGCAGAATTCTATGCCTACACAGGAAGTGACAGATGATACTTTTGTGAAATTGGCAACAGTCTTCCCTGGAAGCCCTGGGAAATACAAGATGTTTTGCATGGTATTAGTCACAAAAGGCATTTGTAGACAGCCACAAAACAACTGTCCCCAACAAAGCACAAGAGGGTGGAGAACGGATGAGAAAGTAGGAAGACCACTGGTGAGATGGcactgaaggaaggaaggaaagaaggagatcTGTTGAATTTACTGACTTAGTGATTCTCCAAATAAAAAATAGCTTAAGAAATGTCCATCTTGCTCAACCTGAATgtcatcttatttttaatgaaagtgtcacatgctttttatatttatgtttctatGAAGTGCCATCCTTAGGGGTAGGCTTTTCATTCTGATATTACAGATTTATTCTTTCTGATCAAGACTTGGGAGGAGAAAACCACATCACCAATTTTTCCACTTTCTACCCCAAGGAGGATGAGATAAATCTAATAATCTCTATGACCGAAAGATTTGATTTAGATGAATCTGTCCTTTAATTTatattgtgttttcttatttgtgtttCTCAAAGCTAAACTTCTGAATcaattttaaactcttaaaatatttctcacaCGTATAAGAAATATAGTTTATCTAAGAACACTTGATATAGGAGAGAAATGGGTTCATCTTTGGATTAAGTTTAATGTGTTTAATGTGTTATGCATTTTgtgcatgtttaatttttatgtaagccTAATTAATATTCTTGAAATAAGATCACCAGCAAAGTCATGTTGTAGTACACTTTATATGATTTGTTGTAGAGAGTGTAACACATGAAGTTGTTCACCACgcttctgttttctccttctctttgtgtgtgtgtccagccAACACTTCTCTGTCTGTATTTGTGGATACAAGGGCTGTGCTCCATTGCCCTAATGCCACCTCGAATGTTCTGGTAGTAACATGGTCAGTAATCTTCAGAGACAACACTTCCTGCATCAGAGCCTACAGGACAGATAGCAACAAGACCAGGGAAAAAACTTGTACAGACGAGAGaatatcctgggactccagaccTGATCAGAACTTTGCCCTTCGGATTAATCCCGTGGCCATCACTCATGAAGGATATTACAAGTGTGAAGTGGTCACACCTGATGGGAATTTCTGTCATGGGCATCACCTCCAAGTGTTAGGTAAGGAGCCTCGCGTACTGTGGTATGCCAGAGAACCAGAtctgagactgaaccaaaggtcTCTCTCTAGTCCATATCGCATGTGTTGAGCCTGAAACATTTCCCCCTGCATCTCTGCAGTGCCCCCTAAGGTGACCCTGTCTCTAGGCGAGAATGGAACTACCGTGTGCTGGGCAGTTGCAGGGAAGCCAGCTGCACAGATCTCCTGGACCCCAATGGGAGATTGTCACACTGTGGAAGAACGACTGGGCAATGACACAGTGACCGTGCAGAGTACATGCCACTGGGAGGACCGCCAGGTGTCTGAGGTGTCCTGCTTTGTCTCCCATGTGACTGGCAACAAGAGTCTGTCCATAGAGTTGAATCAAGGTAAttacctgtgtttttttttttttttttttttttaaggtaatgaaCTTAATGCTTGGGAGGAGAAAACCACATCACCAATTTTTCCACTTTCTATTccaaaaacaaagcaaggaaCCTTTTGCTCCTAATTTGAAGATGTTATCTAAACTTAACTAGGTAATGCTTTACTATGTTAGGGAAATAATTCCTATTCCTGTAACAAAATGAAGGAGTAAATTTAACAACTTCTTAGTGGTACACTCTAAATATCTTTTATTCTAGAAGCCATAAAAATTTAACTTAGTATCTATTGACTTTTACTTTGAGATTAGTATTTGCATAAAGTAGCAATACTTTTATATACTTTAATAATACTGATTCAGTAGATAGACAGGAACGATATTATTCCTTTCCTGATTTTCATAGTTCTTAAATAGTCACCACTTTTATTACTAGCAGacaagttttcctttcttctctctgtcatCTGAAACATATACATCAATTCATTTGCCAAATACTTGTCGAATGTATGTGTTTTTGATGCTGTTATgtaaagatgaaaagacaaggTCCATGTCTTCATATCATTCCAAGAAGTATAACCCGATGGTTACGAGCAAAGCATTCGGCATAATATGGCTTCTTGTTTACCAGCTGTATGACTTGGGAGagtatttaatttctctgtctcatggccttttaaaaaattgagatatggaacacctgcgtggctcagtggttaagtgcctgcgtTGGCCCGGGGTAtactcctggggtcctgggattgagtcccatatcaggctccctgcttctccctctgcctgtgtctctgcctctctctctgtgtctctcatgaataaataaataagatcttttaaaaaattgagatataattgacatataataaataattttgggtatacataatgatttgatatttatgtatgtggcaaaatgatcactacaatGGCTAGTCTCATGGTTTCTTCATTTGATAGAATGGATGACAGAACCATGTTATAGAGTTATTACGATATCTAAAAGGAATAATATATTTGAGGAGCCTAgttggcacagttggttaagcataccactctgggttttggctcgtgatctcatgggtcattaGATCGAGCCCGGGCTGGGTTCTACattcagagagtctgcttgaatttatgtttccctttgttcctcccccctgttctctctctctcaaataaataaatcaatcctaAATAAagagtaatatatttattttacatggtGCCTATCACATAGGTGGTACTCAACAAATTTTAGCTACTGTATTTAACATGTGAACAGTATTAGCttttatattcaataaatgttagctattatgtGATTATATTAATACAGATTAGCTATTAGACTCATtcttatgttatttaaaataatcagccTATTAATTATTCCTTATAGCATCTCTCCTATTAAGTTTTTTGCAACATCTTTATTGAGATCTAATTTATGTAGCGTGCAATTCACGCATTTAAAGTGTATCATACAGGTCTTTGGCACATTCagagttatgcaaccatcaccacaatcaattttagaacatatacgtcactccaaaaaaaaaaaaaaaaaaaaaccctctatccTTTAGCTATCACTTTCTAATTCCAAAAATCCTCCAGCTTTAGGTAACCACTAACCTACTTTCTGTATCTATAGGTTttcctattttggacatttcacataaatggaaccatataaTATGTGCCTTTTGTTACTGACTTCTTTTACTTGGGATAATGTTTTCAAGCATCACCCATGTTGTCCCATGTACTAATacattcatttctattctttattttctattaccAATCTCCTACCAGCTCTAGgttaatattttatacttcttGCCTCTAGACATATGCATTTATCTGCAGTCCCACCTGACTTTGCTTTCCATAGATAAAACATTCAACCTGTACTCTATACTCATTTCTCCCTTCCCATGTCCTGAGAAGCTTTGCTTCAGTAGTTTTCTGTGCTCTCTTTTGTTCACTCTTTTTTGTTCCACAGATCCATTTCCTAAGGCTGATTATATGGGCATGActctttttctccctgttttatttttttttcctcccatgttttatttttatttttttactttaaaaaatattttatttatttattcatgagagacacacagagagaggcagagacacagacagagggagaggcaggctcctcgcagggagcccgaagtaggAGTCCATCCCGGGACTGGCATCACGCTCtgtgtcaaaggcagatgctcaaccactgagccacccaggcgtccctcctctcATGTTTTAATAGTTTCTGGGACTTCCACAAACTCTTGGCTCTTGCCTTTTATTCATATCCAAGATTTTTTACAAGAAGAATCTATGCTCATTGTCTCTTCTGTGTTACCTCACATCTACTCCTTAACTCCTTTGCATCTTTGTGCACAGGAAATATTCTAACAAAAAGCTAAAGATCTCTCAGAtgccaaacaaaatataaatttttaattcttagttATTAATTAACTTCTTTGTGATATGTGATATggtctttcctctcttcttaccTATTTTCCTCCCATAATCACTTGGTTCTCTACTTAACCTTCAGTCAGCTTCTTAGTCATCTTAGATTGTTTTTCATCTACTCATTCCATGAAGGAAGGCATTTCTCTGAGTTTGATCATTGACTCTATTGTCTTTTCACCTTTACTCCTATTCATTGAAGGACTTCATCCGTATATTTGGCTCCAACCACTGCCTAATTATTGACTCTCAAACCTATTTTTAGCTCATATTTCTCTCCTTGGCTATACCATGATCAAAACCAATTTCCAATTGAGTGACTTCATGTGGATACATCAAGGGCACCTCAACTTGCATATTCCTGAAAAGGAATTCCTCTTCTCTACTCCTTCATAAGCTCCATacttatattttatcttaataaatgACTCAagccagaaaattaaagatatcCTACAACGTTAAACTTTCTTATTTCCCATATTCAAAATCAGTCACTATGTTCTGTTgatttttgtcttaaattcttttcttaaatctagaccttttcctttcctttgctttagTTGAACACATGATCATCTCTCCCCAGAATTATTCCAATTTCCTTGTAACAGGTCTGGCACCTAGCTTACCTCACTCCAATTTATTGCCTACACTGTTGCCAGAGTGACTTTTCTAAAACGAGAAGAATATGCCCCTCTCCTCCTTAAATGCCCCCAGTGGTTTCTCTTGGTCTCTTAGAAATCTAAGCTCCTATGATATGTCATTCTCCATAGCCTCATGTCTTGCTAATCTTCAGCCTGGACTGTGGGCTTCTTTGGGCTCCTCAAAAGTGTTATCCTTTCTCATACTTCTGTACATGTAATTGCACATTATACATGCCATTTTCACCTCTCCACATGCACTTCTTTCCTCATACTCTGTTCTTTCATTCCATTTTCTCAATTcctattaaagttttaaaaaaagatttatttatttagttgagagagagagcagagtatggaggaaggggcagaaggagagaatctcagacccaccttgagcatggagccccatatggggctcaatttcatgacccagagttcatgacctaagttgaaatcaagagtccaatgctcaaccaacaaaaccacccaggtgctcttcctCTGAAGTTTTGAGGCTTAGTTTGAAATGGTTTCTgggataattttcttttcccatgaAATTTCCTACTCTGTGCTCATGTAATGCCTCACGCATATATCTGAGTACTTCATAGTCCTGTAATTGACTGTCCACTTCTCTGACTCCAGTACATGGTAAACTTCTTGAGAGTAAGAACcatattcttcatttctatatCCACAGTCTGGCACAGTGCCTAAAACATACAAATAGTTACAGAATTCAGATCATCATAGACTTCATCTACATCTGTACTCTGCTCTATCACATTTGATTTGTTAATGAATTCTTCAAATCTTTGCTCAAATTGTTTCTTTCCCTTGAAAACTTCTTCCTTCTCTTAACCTATTTAATACTGTTATTGGCAAGGTTCCATTCAAATTTCACTTCACTCTGACCTCCCAGTTGGAGTTGattcagttttcttattctttagaTGATTACATTCCATAATGCTCACTTAGTACTCTTTGCTCTCTTGTAAGTGATCTTTTCATTTGTATGGATCTGGCTTTTCCAATCAGACTGTGAGCCTTTTTGAGGTCTGAGACTATGTCTTCTTCCCTGATAGTGCATAGGAAGGAGATTGGCCTACTTCTAGTTTAGTATGTGAATAGGTTATTTAACAAGATGACATGACTTTTGGAGCAAAGACTCAGAATAGTACTTAAAGTTTACTTTTGGTTGCCATTTTCATAGCAGAAAAAAACTTCAGAATGATAGTTCAAATTagtctcattttatcttttcaacaaTTCTTGGggccattttacagattaataaatgaaagtaagaaaacataaaatacccTACTAAACCGATGACAACAACTCAGTGACAAAATTactgtgtggaaaatatcagataGTGCtcaaaatattaatgataatacCCTAAAAATCTTCCATTTACTTAGGAAGTCAGaaaacatatttccttttttcttatataattggAAAGTATTAGCAATGTTTactgtgtatttattcatttagaaaatattgaaaatctaCCATGTATAAACACACAGCTCCTAAACTCTGTCATGAAAGAATATCTTAACATTTGAATTGTAGTTTAGAAGGTGTTTTGATTATGATAGTCTGTGAACttttaagactattttaaaagtctcttttaGACAATTGACCCTACTTTGTTCATCACAAGAATCCTTGAAATGGTCTTTACCTGTGCCTGTGTTGCCTGTATTTAAAGGTGCCATAACTCTGGAATTTCCAGCATCAGCCTTACTGGTCATTCTCTATGTGAAATTCTCTTTATTCTTGTTTATTATCCTGGTCATCGTGGGATTCACCTATTTCCAGAGAATAAATCATTGCAGgtaggaaataaaatctaaaaaaatatagactcattagaaagaaaacatcattGTAAAGCTTTAAGTTTATAATATTCTGGGAAGAGCTGGATGCATTTTTTGGCACATCTTTTGTTCCCCTACCTCTTTCTTTGATGTATGAACTTTGTTAACACCTGGAGAGTCCAGGAAGTGATGCCTGCAGCATTGGGGCAAAAGTTCCTGTTTCATTACAGTGCTTTCCTGAAAGATAATCTGTCCTGGGCCATCCTTCGAGAATTCAGTGGGCGAAATGAAGTTCAACTGAAGCTTCTTAAATGTTTACTCCCTAGTTTCTATGCCTGTGAAGGATTATATTCATTGTgcttaattatatattttgtgttttttcatagagcatgaaaactgaaaaatctgGAAGTCAATTTAGATTTGATGGAACACCATGAAAAAGCAGCTGGTTAAGATCAACCTTTGGGTTCAACATCTAACTCAACTGCTCCAATTCTATTTAGTACCTTTGTGTTTATGTGAATCAATGTGATAGTTGGCAAATCCTGTTTCAAACTCTTAGCATACGTATATTTATGCACATGCCAAAGCTTGCTGCCTGCCTTTGTAAATGTCTGGGATGACTCATCTACTTTCCTCTTTGTCTTACTGAATTCTTATTTGCAAACAGGAGATAGCCCTGCTTCTCAGCCTAAAGAGGAAGATGGTTCAGCAAATGGCAAATTACAAAGCTCCGCAGGTTTTCTACACCCCTTGAGTTCTTTGGAACCTCCCATCCTTTTCTTACTAGCAATTAGTCTGGTTGTCGTACTGCATGTTTGGCCCAATCATTGAATAAATGATGAGGAGTCATTTTCAATAGtacctttatttttgaagaaattataaGTTAACCCCAAATAAGGACTCTTAGAGTTATGGGAGACAGTGCTGAATGTCACCTCATCTTTTAGAGCTCAGCCGTCTCAAGTAGTCCACACTGGAATGGATTAATGGTAAGATTTCTTGGTGAAACCCCAATATTTTCTAGGGCCACAGTAAACTGGAACCCTATCTTGATTGATTGATATGGTTACCCTATAGTAAAAAGTGTccttttatttaaaggaaaagtttcTTGTATAAGTTGGCACGTGATTCAAGCTATTGTTTTTTTAGCAAGGCTCCAAGGGAGAAAATGAATGCATACTACTATCTGGAAGATAATATAGAAGTAGGATAGTCTAATTGTTAAAACAAACAACCTCCCAATCTCAGTGTATTCATAATCACAAAAATTTAATTCTTCCTCACTCCATATCCCAGGGAAGGATTTTGATCTAGAGCAGGGAACAGGAGTGGTTCTGCTGTAAGTGAGCACTTTATCCTATATCTCTGCCCTTCTCAGAGTATTCTCCTTTCAGCTGGTGAgtgtgaaagagaaagggagaatgggGGATTTTTATGTAGGAGGTTTTTATGAGCCAGGCCTGGAGTAGTAATAATATCTGCTCAtgttctattggctagtatttgtCACACAGCCACACTAAATTCTATGGAATTTGGAGAATGTAGTGTAACTGCCTCAGCAGAAATAGAGTCAGGGTTTGGGTACAGATAGCTAGTCCATGCCTACAGTAAAGGATAGGACAAATGCTAAGATTAATACTTAATTCATCAGTAACTCAACATGAACCAAGAAATAAACTagtaaataatttcatatataacttatattagctcttttttcttttttattataaatattcccTCATGTTTAAAACAgagcatagaattgaaaaaatcTAGTACCATAGTTTTGTCACAGACTCAAAAACACTGTGGCACTGACTGCTAATTGCCTGATCCAATGCTcatcttcccttttctttgtgGTAGAAGATTATATTCGTGACTCCAgatcttcctcctccctctgtccatgtaATTTGTCAGTGGTTTTTTTAgttgaaaacataaagaaattgcATGTTTCTCTAACTCATGTAATTTGCTTTAGCCAATCAAATGAGACAAAAGTGGCAGTGTACTAGTTTTGAGCTAACATCTCAAGAAGTCCTGTGTGTTTCTGTTAATCGTACGTGAGAACATGCCTGGGCTAGTCCACTGGGGGATGAGAAACATGTAGAGCAGAGCTGGGTCATCCTAGTCCCATTCTCCACCTTACTGTTGAGGCCAGCCTAGATAATCCAACAGTTAATCATCTCTTAGACAAGGGAGATGCTCAATCAAGGTCAAAAGAGCCGCCTACCTGACCCTCAGATGATCCCAGACATTTAAGCAATTGTTGCTATGGAGGTTTTGTGATTGTTACACAAAATTGTTGTGATGTTAGATCTTTGATGCATTGCTTAATAACATGACTCCAATTTTTTTTAGTATGGAGACACACTTAACTAAAAGACATTTCTGTTTCCCTTGTAACTGAGTGTGACTACCCATTACAATTTTTGCAAATAAGGTGTAAGCATATATCTTGTGTGATACCTTTTGGGATATCTctttgaagagaaaggagaaatcctcttttacttttctttcttgtctcctGGACTATAATGACTGGAAGTCCAGCAGCCAGCTTGGGCCATGGATGACATTGAGGATGGCAGCTATTCACTAAGATGgtggaaaagaaagacagaaggatCTTGGGCCCTAATGACTATGGAGTTACCATACTAACTCTAAAATAcctactttaaaattcttttgtgtGAGAGAAAATACGCTATTGTGTTCATGCCACTGTTATTCAGAGTTTTATTCCATACAATGTGAACTTAATCCTAGTTCATGAAAATGCCTACTTTGCCAGGTTCAAGATTTGCTGTCAGTCTTACAACATAGGTTATACTCTATTCATGTGCATTTTTCATGTCCTATTTTCATTCTTCCCATAGAGATTATGAAACACATGTAACTTCAGAAGATAATAACCATAGATATAAGAGCCATCTATGTTAGAACCAATTCCAGAAGAGCCAAAACTCCAGAAGAATTGCTGGTTATGTAAAACTGAAGGATGTTATAGACTTGTGATAGGAAAGGGCTTGGGAATTTGGAGATGTGC is from Canis lupus baileyi chromosome 35, mCanLup2.hap1, whole genome shotgun sequence and encodes:
- the LOC140625217 gene encoding cell surface glycoprotein CD200 receptor 2-like isoform X1, with product MHTPGRTSTLSVLISINIMVSASTNTLPVERKQKSITPPVEASTNMLLVERKQKSITPPMEANTSLSVFVDTRAVLHCPNATSNVLVVTWSVIFRDNTSCIRAYRTDSNKTREKTCTDERISWDSRPDQNFALRINPVAITHEGYYKCEVVTPDGNFCHGHHLQVLVPPKVTLSLGENGTTVCWAVAGKPAAQISWTPMGDCHTVEERLGNDTVTVQSTCHWEDRQVSEVSCFVSHVTGNKSLSIELNQGAITLEFPASALLVILYVKFSLFLFIILVIVGFTYFQRINHCRA
- the LOC140625217 gene encoding cell surface glycoprotein CD200 receptor 2-like isoform X2, encoding MHTPGRTSTLSVLISINIMVSASTNTLPVERKQKSITPPVEANTSLSVFVDTRAVLHCPNATSNVLVVTWSVIFRDNTSCIRAYRTDSNKTREKTCTDERISWDSRPDQNFALRINPVAITHEGYYKCEVVTPDGNFCHGHHLQVLVPPKVTLSLGENGTTVCWAVAGKPAAQISWTPMGDCHTVEERLGNDTVTVQSTCHWEDRQVSEVSCFVSHVTGNKSLSIELNQGAITLEFPASALLVILYVKFSLFLFIILVIVGFTYFQRINHCRA